The Trichosurus vulpecula isolate mTriVul1 chromosome 3, mTriVul1.pri, whole genome shotgun sequence genome includes a window with the following:
- the LOC118843458 gene encoding heterogeneous nuclear ribonucleoprotein R-like — protein sequence MANQVNGNAVQLKEEEEPMDTSSVTHTEHYKTLIEAGLPQKVAERLDEIFQTGLVAYVDLDERAVDALREFNEEGTLSVLQQFKESDPSHVQNKSAFLCGVMKTYRQREKQGSKVQESTKGPDEAKIKALLERTSYTLDVTTGQRKYGGPPPDSVYSGVQPGMGTEVFVGKMPRDLYEDELVPLFEKAGPIWDLRLMTDPLSGQNRGYAFFTFCGKDAAQEAVKLCDSYEIRPGKHLGVCVSVANNRLFVGSIPKNKTKENVLEEFSKVTEGLVDVILYHQPDDKKKNRGFCFLEYEGHKSAAQARRRLMSGKVKVWGNVVTVEWADPVEEPDPEVMAKVKVLFVRNLATTVTEEILEKSFSEFGKLERVKKLKDYAFVHFEDRGAAVKAMDEMNGKEIEGEEIEIVLAKPPDKKRKERQAARQASRSTAYEDYYYHPPPRMPPPLRGRGRGGGRGGYGYPQDYYGYEDYYDDYYGYDYHDYCGGYEDPYYGYDDGYAVRGRGGGRGGRGAPPPPRGRGAPPPRGRAGYSQRGAPLGPPRGARGARGGPAQPQRGRGSRGARGNRGGNVGGERKADGYNQPDSMHRQTNSQQNWDSQPIAQQRLQQGGDYSGNYGYSNDNQEFYQDTYGQQWK from the coding sequence ATGGCTAATCAGGTGAATGGTAATGCGGTACagttaaaagaagaggaagaaccaatgGACACTTCCAGTGTAACTCACACAGAGCACTACAAGACACTGATAGAGGCAGGCCTCCCACAGAAGGTGGCAGAGAGACTTGATGAAATATTTCAGACAGGGTTGGTAGCTTATGTCGATCTTGATGAAAGAGCAGTTGATGCTCTCAGAGAATTTAATGAAGAAGGCACCCTCTCTGTGCTCCAACAGTTTAAGGAAAGTGACCCGTCTCATGTACAGAACAAAAGTGCTTTTTTATGTGGAGTTATGAAGACCTACAGGCAAAGGGAGAAACAAGGGAGCAAGGTACAAGAATCAACGAAGGGACCTGATGAGGCAAAGATTAAGGCTTTGCTGGAGAGGACTAGTTACACACTAGATGTAACCACAGGACAGAGAAAATATGGTGGTCCTCCTCCAGATAGCGTGTACTCTGGTGTACAACCTGGCATGGGGACAGAGGTTTTTGTAGGTAAGATGCCAAGAGATTTATATGAAGATGAGTTGGTACCACTGTTTGAAAAGGCTGGTCCCATTTGGGACTTACGCCTTATGACGGATCCTCTGTCTGGTCAGAATAGAGGGTATGCATTCTTCACCTTCTGTGGAAAGGATGCTGCACAGGAAGCTGTCAAGCTGTGCGACAGCTATGAAATCCGTCCTGGTAAACACCTTGGAGTGTGCGTCTCGGTGGCAAACAACAGGCTGTTTGTTGGATCGATTCCAAAGAATAAAACCAAGGAAAACGTATTGGAAGAATTCAGCAAAGTCACAGAGGGTTTGGTGGACGTTATTCTCTATCATCAACCCGATGACAAAAAGAAGAATCGGGGGTTCTGCTTCCTTGAGTATGAAGGCCACAAGTCTGCAGCACAAGCCCGACGCAGGCTTATGAGTGGGAAAGTCAAAGTCTGGGGCAATGTTGTGACCGTGGAGTGGGCCGACCCTGTGGAAGAACCAGATCCGGAGGTGATGGCCAAGGTGAAAGTTTTATTTGTGAGAAACTTGGCCACTACAGTGACAGAGGAAATTTTGGAGAAATCCTTTTCTGAATTTGGAAAACTAGAAAGGGTGAAGAAGCTGAAAGATTATGCATTTGTTCACTTTGAAGACCGGGGAGCAGCAGTTAAGGCCATGGATGAGATGAATGGGaaagaaatagaaggggaagaaatTGAGATAGTGTTAGCCAAGCCTCCagacaagaagagaaaagaacGCCAGGCTGCAAGACAGGCCTCCAGAAGCACGGCGTATGAAGATTACTACTACCATCCCCCACCTCGTATGCCACCTCCTCTGAGAGGCCGAGGGCGCGGTGGGGGAAGAGGCGGTTATGGCTACCCCCAAGATTACTATGGCTATGAAGATTATTACGATGACTACTATGGCTATGATTATCATGACTATTGTGGAGGCTATGAAGACCCCTACTATGGCTACGATGATGGCTATGCagtaagaggaagaggaggaggaaggggtgggcGCGGTGCTCCGCCACCACCACGGGGGCGAGGAGCACCACCTCCACGAGGTAGAGCTGGCTATTCACAGAGGGGGGCACCTTTGGGACCGCCGAGAGGAGCTCGGGGCGCGAGAGGGGGCCCTGCACAGCCGCAGAGAGGCCGTGGTTCACGTGGAGCTCGGGGTAACCGTGGGGGCAACGTAGGAGGCGAGAGAAAGGC